The following proteins are co-located in the Aeromicrobium phoceense genome:
- a CDS encoding DUF72 domain-containing protein, whose product MSRYLIGVSGWSYTSWRGDFYPQGLARTKELAHVGSRLTAVEVNGTFYSLQRRTSFERWAAQTPEDFVFALKGSRYVTHLLKLAGAQTALANFFASGVLALGDKLGPIVWQLPATFAYDPERIEGFLGALPRTMEEAGRLAAQHDDRLPPERALTEPVADGPVQHVLEVRHPSFADPRYAEQLRRHDVAAVWTDAPKPWPVLDLPSSTVAYARLHGHTRLYASRYSDASLDTWAQRCRRWREEGRDVHVYFDNDSEGHAPHDAERLLGRLRAIDDFSGCRLPAPV is encoded by the coding sequence GTGTCCCGCTACCTGATCGGCGTCAGCGGCTGGAGCTACACCTCGTGGCGCGGTGACTTCTACCCGCAGGGGCTCGCCCGCACGAAGGAGCTGGCCCACGTCGGGTCGCGCCTGACGGCGGTGGAGGTGAACGGCACCTTCTACTCGCTGCAACGACGAACCTCGTTCGAGCGGTGGGCCGCCCAGACGCCGGAGGACTTCGTCTTCGCGCTCAAGGGCAGCCGGTACGTGACGCACCTGCTGAAGCTCGCCGGGGCGCAGACCGCGCTCGCGAACTTCTTCGCCTCCGGGGTGCTCGCGCTCGGCGACAAGCTCGGCCCGATCGTGTGGCAGCTGCCTGCGACCTTCGCGTACGACCCCGAGCGGATCGAGGGGTTCCTGGGCGCGCTCCCCCGCACGATGGAGGAGGCCGGCCGCCTCGCGGCGCAGCACGACGACCGGCTCCCGCCGGAGCGCGCACTGACGGAGCCCGTCGCCGACGGACCGGTCCAGCACGTCCTCGAGGTGCGCCACCCCTCCTTCGCCGATCCCCGGTACGCCGAGCAGCTGCGCCGGCACGACGTCGCGGCCGTGTGGACCGACGCCCCGAAGCCGTGGCCCGTCCTCGACCTCCCGTCCTCCACGGTGGCCTACGCCCGGCTTCACGGGCACACGCGGCTCTACGCCAGCCGCTACAGCGACGCCTCGCTCGACACGTGGGCGCAGCGGTGCCGCCGCTGGCGTGAGGAGGGGCGGGACGTGCACGTGTACTTCGACAACGACTCCGAGGGCCACGCGCCGCACGACGCAGAGCGTCTTCTCGGTCGGCTTCGAGCGATCGACGACTTCTCCGGTTGCCGACTCCCAGCGCCCGTGTGA
- a CDS encoding TIGR03885 family FMN-dependent LLM class oxidoreductase — protein MQIGYHVSHEQFGPAELLGLAQAAERHGFEALLSSDHFAPWTRDGESGFAWSWLGAAAVSTSLPLGVVSAPGQRYHPAVLAQAIATVEALAPGRLTPALGSGQALNEHVTGDPWPPKDERNVRLAECADVITRLLDGETVDHRGTVRVDRAHLYSAPASRPPILAAALTPESAADVAAWSDGLITVNAPWDTMREVIGAYRDAGGAGRPVHVQVHVSWAPDEETARRQAVEHWAFCALEAARSQDLELPSDFDAATRSVRVDDVADAIVISADDADHVEWLAQCSELGVERVYVHQVGPDQDGFIRHFGEHVLPRVRDRLRG, from the coding sequence ATGCAGATCGGCTACCACGTCTCCCACGAGCAGTTCGGCCCCGCGGAGCTCCTCGGGCTCGCGCAGGCGGCGGAGCGCCACGGCTTCGAGGCGCTCCTGTCGTCCGACCACTTCGCGCCGTGGACGCGCGACGGCGAGTCCGGCTTCGCCTGGTCGTGGCTCGGCGCCGCCGCGGTGAGCACGAGCCTTCCGCTGGGCGTGGTCTCGGCGCCGGGGCAGCGGTACCACCCCGCGGTCCTCGCGCAGGCGATCGCGACCGTGGAGGCCCTCGCTCCGGGGCGCCTGACCCCGGCGCTGGGCTCCGGGCAGGCGCTCAACGAGCACGTCACGGGTGACCCGTGGCCGCCCAAGGACGAGCGCAACGTCCGGCTGGCGGAGTGCGCCGACGTCATCACCCGGCTGCTGGACGGCGAGACGGTGGACCACCGCGGGACCGTGCGGGTCGACCGCGCCCACCTCTACAGCGCGCCGGCGTCCCGCCCGCCGATCCTCGCCGCAGCGCTGACCCCCGAGTCGGCGGCCGACGTCGCCGCCTGGTCGGACGGCCTGATCACGGTCAACGCTCCGTGGGACACGATGCGCGAGGTGATCGGCGCGTACCGGGACGCCGGCGGCGCGGGCCGCCCCGTCCACGTCCAGGTGCACGTGTCGTGGGCGCCGGACGAGGAGACGGCGCGGCGCCAGGCCGTGGAGCACTGGGCGTTCTGCGCGCTCGAGGCCGCTCGCTCGCAGGACCTCGAGCTGCCCTCCGACTTCGATGCGGCCACGCGCAGCGTACGGGTCGACGACGTCGCCGACGCGATCGTGATCTCCGCGGACGACGCCGACCACGTCGAGTGGCTGGCGCAGTGCAGCGAGCTCGGCGTCGAACGGGTCTACGTCCACCAGGTCGGTCCCGACCAGGACGGCTTCATCCGCCACTTCGGCGAGCACGTCCTGCCCCGCGTCCGCGACCGCCTGCGCGGGTGA
- a CDS encoding FAD-dependent oxidoreductase, with the protein MNDDNRPLWLVPADVAGHDPLPDACDDLVVGAGVVGLTTAVLLARAGRKVCVVEARYVGAGSPGHSPAKVWVLQGPRLSTLLEDHSREVVQAYVDMNRAGFDWLVGFAGQHDVRMDRRTAATFAAKPTETSRARAEYVAAMSVGLPVEWTDDPGLPVPTHGAVTLADQAQIDPGSHLAALAAELRAHGGSLVEHARVMNVDWIGAPTAHLDDGRKVRAESLVVATGSPILDRSLAFSDLEPQRSYAVGYELADPPQVMALSAGSPSVSLRDALTEDGRPALLVGGFGHGVGRTESERDHVEMIRTWTAEHFPEAREVAAWSAQDYTTGDGLPRFGRMPRGGDRIRFATGFAKWGFTNGTAAALAIASDILGDRLPWADSVVDHSSPLLSTRGRAAINAKVAKEVATGAARVIATSPRSLQPGEGDVHRDGVRVVAESRSERGTCRVQGLCTHLGGVLRWNDQERSWDCPLHGSRFSPEGDVLNGPATKPLKRLDTQDDDEGKDDDRIGV; encoded by the coding sequence ATGAACGACGACAACCGCCCCCTGTGGCTGGTGCCCGCCGACGTCGCGGGCCACGACCCACTCCCCGACGCCTGTGACGACCTCGTGGTCGGCGCAGGCGTCGTCGGGCTGACCACCGCCGTCCTGCTGGCCCGCGCCGGCCGGAAGGTGTGCGTGGTCGAGGCCCGCTACGTCGGAGCCGGGTCCCCCGGGCACAGCCCCGCCAAGGTGTGGGTGCTGCAGGGCCCCCGCCTGTCCACCCTGCTCGAGGACCACTCGCGCGAGGTCGTCCAGGCCTACGTCGACATGAACCGCGCCGGCTTCGACTGGCTGGTCGGCTTCGCCGGGCAGCACGACGTCCGGATGGACCGGCGGACCGCGGCGACCTTCGCCGCCAAGCCCACCGAAACCTCGCGCGCGCGAGCCGAGTACGTCGCCGCCATGTCGGTCGGGCTGCCGGTCGAGTGGACCGACGACCCGGGCCTGCCCGTGCCCACCCACGGCGCCGTCACCCTCGCGGACCAGGCGCAGATCGACCCCGGCTCCCACCTCGCGGCCCTCGCCGCCGAGCTCCGGGCGCACGGCGGCTCGCTCGTGGAGCACGCCCGCGTGATGAACGTCGACTGGATCGGCGCTCCGACCGCGCACCTCGACGACGGTCGCAAGGTCCGCGCGGAGTCCTTGGTCGTCGCGACCGGCTCGCCGATCCTGGACCGCAGCCTGGCCTTCAGCGACCTCGAGCCCCAGCGCTCGTACGCGGTCGGCTACGAGCTAGCCGACCCGCCGCAGGTCATGGCGCTGTCGGCGGGCTCGCCGTCGGTCTCGCTGCGCGACGCCCTGACCGAGGACGGACGACCGGCGCTGCTGGTCGGCGGCTTCGGGCACGGCGTCGGACGGACCGAGTCCGAGCGCGATCACGTCGAGATGATCCGCACCTGGACCGCCGAGCACTTCCCGGAGGCCCGCGAGGTCGCGGCCTGGTCGGCGCAGGACTACACCACCGGCGACGGCCTCCCCCGCTTCGGCAGGATGCCCCGCGGCGGCGACCGCATCCGCTTCGCGACCGGCTTCGCGAAGTGGGGATTCACGAACGGCACCGCCGCGGCCCTGGCGATCGCCAGCGACATCCTGGGCGACCGGCTGCCGTGGGCGGACTCCGTCGTCGACCACTCCTCGCCCCTGCTCTCGACCCGGGGCCGGGCGGCGATCAACGCGAAGGTCGCCAAGGAGGTCGCGACGGGTGCCGCCCGCGTGATCGCCACGTCGCCGCGGTCCCTGCAGCCCGGTGAAGGCGACGTCCACCGCGACGGCGTCCGCGTCGTCGCGGAGTCGCGCTCCGAGAGGGGAACGTGCCGCGTTCAGGGCCTCTGCACGCACCTCGGCGGCGTGCTCCGGTGGAACGACCAGGAGCGCTCGTGGGACTGCCCGCTGCACGGCTCGCGGTTCTCCCCGGAGGGCGACGTCCTCAACGGCCCCGCGACCAAGCCCCTCAAGCGCCTGGACACCCAGGACGACGACGAGGGGAAGGACGACGACCGGATCGGTGTCTGA
- a CDS encoding iron-containing redox enzyme family protein — MPSAVLTGSRATTSTLPQPRGDLSAATIAALTGGMPWDRVPKVSPSSAEDGLLTVWIAHELHHRGFADVEDAEWTPELITVRNRVERELEARLRERAEGRLPESAEPDVLLDYVRADEGRSLAEFVQRAATADQVRELLWFRSVYHLKEADPTAWTIPRLPGPSRAALAELQYDEYGGGRPERLHAQLFADGMRAMGLDARENAAIDDVPVEVLEMNVTLTMFGLQRRLRGAAVGHLVAFEASSSGPSRRMSRGLRRLGLPEEMAAYYDEHVEADAVHEQTAARFIAGALVEAEPHLAEDVAFGVFTCLDQESRFAEAMFERWGA, encoded by the coding sequence ATGCCATCAGCCGTCCTCACCGGCAGCCGGGCGACCACCTCGACCCTGCCCCAGCCCCGTGGCGACCTGAGTGCCGCCACCATCGCCGCCCTGACCGGGGGAATGCCGTGGGATCGCGTGCCGAAGGTCAGCCCCTCGAGCGCCGAGGACGGTCTGCTGACGGTCTGGATCGCCCACGAGCTGCACCACCGCGGCTTCGCCGACGTGGAGGATGCGGAGTGGACGCCCGAGCTGATCACGGTCCGCAACCGAGTGGAGCGCGAGCTCGAGGCCCGGCTGCGCGAGCGCGCCGAGGGCCGGCTGCCCGAGTCCGCCGAGCCGGACGTGCTGCTCGACTACGTGCGCGCCGACGAGGGACGCTCCCTCGCGGAGTTCGTCCAGCGTGCCGCGACGGCCGACCAGGTCCGTGAGCTGCTGTGGTTCCGCTCGGTCTACCACCTCAAGGAGGCCGACCCGACCGCGTGGACGATCCCGCGGCTGCCGGGTCCCTCGCGCGCCGCGCTGGCCGAGCTGCAGTACGACGAGTACGGCGGAGGCCGCCCCGAGCGCCTCCACGCGCAGCTGTTCGCCGACGGCATGCGGGCGATGGGTCTCGACGCCCGTGAGAACGCCGCGATCGACGACGTGCCGGTCGAGGTGCTCGAGATGAACGTGACGCTCACGATGTTCGGCCTCCAGCGGCGCCTCCGGGGCGCGGCGGTCGGCCACCTCGTGGCGTTCGAGGCCTCCAGCTCGGGTCCGTCGCGGCGGATGTCGCGCGGCCTGCGCCGCCTCGGCCTCCCCGAGGAGATGGCTGCCTACTACGACGAGCACGTCGAGGCCGACGCCGTGCACGAGCAGACCGCCGCGCGCTTCATCGCCGGCGCCCTCGTCGAGGCGGAGCCGCACCTGGCCGAGGACGTCGCCTTCGGCGTGTTCACGTGCCTGGACCAGGAGAGTCGCTTCGCCGAGGCGATGTTCGAGAGGTGGGGTGCCTGA
- a CDS encoding CDGSH iron-sulfur domain-containing protein, whose product MARKVDVSVVPNGPLLIRGDIGVHSPDGEVHRTERPVSAVCRCGKSASLPWCDATHQMIRTRFDEEGARDE is encoded by the coding sequence ATGGCGCGCAAGGTCGACGTCAGCGTGGTCCCGAACGGGCCGCTGCTGATCCGCGGGGACATCGGGGTCCACTCCCCGGACGGCGAGGTGCACCGCACCGAACGGCCCGTCAGCGCCGTGTGCCGGTGCGGCAAGTCCGCGTCACTGCCGTGGTGCGACGCGACCCACCAGATGATCAGGACCAGGTTCGACGAGGAAGGAGCTCGCGATGAGTGA
- a CDS encoding SDR family oxidoreductase produces MSEEQDGFPAQQQEPPGLTEPMEPRPDHGEESYVGSGRLEGRKALITGGDSGIGRAAAIAYAREGADVAFTYMPEEAEDARETSRLIEEAGRTSLPIEADLRDSATCDRVVGQAHDGLGGLDILVNNAGFQMARDEGLEQMDDERIERTYTTNVFALLWLVRAALPHLGRGSSIINNSSIQAYEPSTSLLDYASTKAAINNLTVNLAAELGPRGIRVNAVAPGPIWTPLQPATQPEEKIEQFGSDTPLGRAGQPAELAGAFVFLASEKEASYVSATVLGVTGGKPVF; encoded by the coding sequence ATGAGTGAGGAACAGGACGGATTCCCGGCGCAGCAGCAGGAGCCCCCGGGACTGACCGAGCCGATGGAGCCCCGGCCGGACCACGGCGAGGAGAGCTACGTCGGTTCGGGCCGGCTGGAGGGGCGCAAGGCGCTCATCACCGGCGGTGACTCCGGCATCGGCCGGGCGGCCGCGATTGCCTACGCCCGCGAGGGGGCCGACGTGGCGTTCACCTACATGCCCGAGGAGGCCGAGGACGCGCGCGAGACGTCGCGGCTGATCGAGGAGGCCGGACGCACGAGCCTGCCGATCGAGGCGGACCTGCGCGACAGCGCGACGTGCGACCGCGTCGTGGGGCAGGCCCACGACGGCCTCGGCGGACTGGACATCCTCGTCAACAACGCGGGCTTCCAGATGGCCCGGGACGAGGGACTCGAGCAGATGGACGACGAGCGCATCGAGCGCACGTACACGACGAACGTGTTCGCGCTGCTGTGGCTCGTCCGCGCCGCGCTGCCGCACCTCGGTCGCGGGTCAAGCATCATCAACAACTCGTCGATCCAGGCCTACGAGCCGTCGACGAGCCTGCTGGACTACGCGTCGACCAAGGCCGCGATCAACAACCTGACGGTGAACCTGGCGGCCGAGCTCGGTCCGCGTGGCATCCGCGTCAACGCGGTGGCGCCGGGTCCGATCTGGACTCCGCTGCAGCCGGCCACCCAGCCCGAGGAGAAGATCGAGCAGTTCGGCTCCGACACGCCGCTGGGTCGGGCCGGTCAGCCGGCCGAGCTCGCCGGTGCGTTTGTGTTCCTGGCGAGCGAGAAGGAGGCCAGCTACGTCTCGGCCACCGTCCTGGGCGTCACCGGCGGAAAGCCGGTCTTCTGA
- a CDS encoding methyltransferase, which produces MLQASEPQARTTTFGGRPIGHDERVLTPRPWTEAQSLWARELLDAVPLGPVLEVCAGAGHIGLLAVADTGRHLVQVDADLHACVWASRNARVWGVDSDIRHGAMAEALMPDERFALIIADPPYLPSDGVGEFPEDPLTAIDGGSDGLDLARECLTVIGRHLIRGGAALLQLRDEAQGRDLAADAAACGLTIDESRQFDGGAVLLLRRTTEGRAHEQHSDER; this is translated from the coding sequence ATGCTCCAGGCCTCGGAGCCGCAGGCGAGGACGACCACGTTCGGCGGCCGGCCGATCGGCCACGACGAGCGCGTCCTGACGCCCCGCCCGTGGACCGAGGCCCAGTCGCTGTGGGCGCGCGAGCTGCTCGACGCCGTGCCCCTGGGACCGGTGCTCGAGGTCTGCGCGGGCGCCGGCCACATCGGCCTGCTCGCCGTGGCCGACACGGGTCGCCACCTCGTGCAGGTGGACGCCGACCTGCACGCGTGCGTGTGGGCCTCGCGCAACGCCCGCGTCTGGGGCGTCGACTCCGACATCCGCCACGGCGCGATGGCCGAGGCCCTCATGCCGGACGAGCGGTTCGCGCTCATCATCGCCGACCCGCCGTACCTGCCGTCGGACGGCGTGGGCGAGTTCCCCGAGGACCCGCTCACCGCGATCGACGGGGGGTCCGACGGACTGGACCTCGCTCGCGAGTGCCTGACGGTGATCGGGCGGCACCTCATCCGTGGCGGGGCGGCGCTGCTCCAGCTGCGCGACGAGGCGCAGGGTCGCGACCTCGCGGCCGACGCCGCGGCGTGCGGCCTGACGATCGACGAGAGCCGACAGTTCGACGGCGGAGCGGTCCTGCTGCTGCGTCGCACGACGGAAGGAAGAGCACATGAACAGCACTCCGACGAACGGTGA
- a CDS encoding DUF222 domain-containing protein, which translates to MCDEARALRTLRDAADAALTERLVEIERTGAHLGEDATSVVTWARRDLRLEAGDTRARLRAGEALAQLPRAAEAFRAGEIALEHVKVLDFGMRHVGVDETVQLDEHLTKVARAFPPGRLKKLVRRAKAIQHPESLDEAWISGMDRRDIRLSKTLDGWHVTGFLPIHVGAQLHAVLESLSVPRAAGDDRTASERRCDGLEELLTRVLEQGLPTDGTVRPQIHVVVEAGTLKAALAPDPESAFVAGEPAELVGFGPIGRELLRHLTEGADLRPLLVERIGRNERILDVGDRHRHATAKQREAIWFRQDGVCARAGCENPIDHSHHVIAWSEGGPTDLDLLEGLCAACHHFEHAIHPRAG; encoded by the coding sequence GTGTGCGACGAGGCGCGAGCGCTGCGGACGCTGCGCGATGCCGCGGACGCGGCCCTGACCGAGCGACTCGTCGAGATCGAGCGCACCGGAGCCCACCTCGGCGAGGACGCCACGAGCGTGGTCACGTGGGCCCGCCGAGACCTCCGCCTGGAGGCCGGCGACACGCGAGCCCGCCTCCGCGCGGGCGAGGCGCTGGCCCAGCTGCCGCGCGCCGCCGAGGCCTTCCGCGCGGGCGAGATCGCCCTCGAGCACGTCAAGGTGCTCGACTTCGGGATGCGCCACGTCGGCGTCGACGAGACCGTGCAGCTGGACGAGCACCTGACGAAGGTCGCGAGGGCGTTCCCGCCCGGTCGGCTCAAGAAGCTCGTCCGCAGGGCGAAGGCGATCCAGCACCCCGAGTCGCTCGACGAGGCGTGGATCAGCGGCATGGACCGTCGCGACATCCGGCTGTCGAAGACCCTCGACGGCTGGCACGTCACCGGCTTCCTTCCGATCCACGTCGGCGCCCAGCTCCACGCGGTGCTCGAGTCGCTGTCGGTGCCGCGCGCCGCCGGTGACGACCGCACGGCGTCCGAGCGGCGCTGCGACGGGCTCGAGGAACTGCTGACCCGAGTGCTGGAGCAGGGTCTGCCGACCGACGGCACCGTACGGCCACAGATCCACGTCGTGGTCGAAGCCGGCACCCTCAAGGCCGCACTCGCTCCTGATCCCGAGTCCGCCTTCGTGGCCGGCGAGCCGGCCGAGCTGGTCGGCTTCGGGCCCATCGGACGGGAGCTGCTCAGGCACCTGACCGAAGGCGCCGACCTGCGACCGCTCCTCGTGGAGCGGATCGGACGGAACGAGCGCATCCTCGACGTGGGCGACCGACACCGGCACGCCACGGCGAAGCAGCGCGAGGCGATCTGGTTCCGCCAGGACGGTGTGTGCGCGCGGGCCGGCTGCGAGAACCCCATCGACCACAGCCACCACGTGATCGCATGGTCCGAGGGCGGGCCCACAGACCTCGACCTGCTCGAGGGCCTGTGCGCGGCCTGTCACCACTTCGAGCACGCGATCCACCCGCGGGCGGGGTGA
- a CDS encoding cysteine hydrolase family protein, producing MRALVIIDLQEDFLNPPDLREQRSDIVRAVQRWTDWARDHDVPIVEVRTVLPEDKSTWALNMRDDDQPVVLEGTKGAETLTELDLRPDLELTKRRDDAFHGTDLLERLRELGVDELVLAGVVTEACIAMTAATAYAHDFRVQIADGAVTSADEKAHVAALKWLREQYRQDVVSPEDLAD from the coding sequence ATGCGTGCTCTCGTGATCATCGACCTGCAGGAGGACTTCCTCAATCCCCCGGACCTGCGCGAGCAGCGTTCCGACATCGTCCGCGCCGTGCAGCGCTGGACGGACTGGGCGCGCGACCACGACGTGCCCATCGTGGAGGTCCGCACCGTGCTGCCCGAGGACAAGTCCACGTGGGCGCTCAACATGCGCGACGACGACCAGCCGGTGGTGCTGGAGGGTACGAAGGGCGCCGAGACGCTCACCGAGCTGGACCTGCGTCCGGACCTCGAGCTCACGAAGCGGCGGGACGACGCCTTCCACGGCACCGACCTGCTGGAGCGGTTGCGCGAGCTCGGCGTGGACGAGCTCGTCCTCGCCGGTGTGGTCACCGAGGCGTGCATCGCGATGACGGCCGCGACCGCCTACGCGCACGACTTCCGGGTGCAGATCGCCGACGGCGCGGTCACCTCGGCCGATGAGAAGGCGCACGTGGCCGCGTTGAAGTGGCTGCGTGAGCAGTACCGCCAGGACGTGGTCTCCCCCGAGGACCTCGCCGACTGA
- a CDS encoding divalent metal cation transporter, with protein MKKCLAVALGILTAIGGFVDIGDLVTNAVVGSRFGMSLAWVVVVGVVGICLFANMSARVAALSGAATFEVIRERLGPRAGVANLAASMFMTLMTLTAEIGGVALALQLASGVSEFAWIPVAALAVWLVLWRVKFQVLENVAGLFGLCLIVFAVALFLLGPDWGELTDQATHIGPRGEETSLTYWYYAVALFGAAMTPYEVFFFSSGAVEERWTRRDLGVARANVLIGFPLGGLLSLAIAACAATFLLPQAIAVTSLPQVVMPVVEGGGRIALAVAIIGIVAATFGAALETALSLGYSLAQFSGWSWGKSHRPTEAARFHLTMIICIVIAVLVLATGVDPILVTEFSVVFSAVALPLTYLPILIVANDPLYVGSETNGRLVNGLAMVYLVIICVAAVAAIPLLVLTGAGS; from the coding sequence GTGAAGAAGTGCCTCGCCGTCGCGCTCGGCATCCTGACCGCCATCGGCGGCTTCGTCGACATCGGAGACCTCGTCACGAACGCCGTTGTCGGCTCGCGCTTCGGCATGTCCCTGGCGTGGGTGGTCGTGGTCGGCGTCGTCGGGATCTGCCTCTTCGCGAACATGTCCGCGAGGGTGGCCGCACTGAGCGGCGCCGCCACGTTCGAGGTCATCCGCGAGCGACTCGGACCGCGGGCCGGCGTGGCCAACCTCGCGGCCTCGATGTTCATGACCCTGATGACGCTCACGGCCGAGATCGGTGGTGTCGCGTTGGCCCTCCAGCTCGCGAGCGGCGTCTCGGAGTTCGCCTGGATCCCGGTGGCCGCACTGGCGGTGTGGCTGGTGCTGTGGCGGGTGAAGTTCCAGGTGCTGGAGAACGTGGCCGGCCTGTTCGGCCTGTGCCTCATCGTGTTCGCGGTGGCGCTCTTCCTCCTCGGCCCGGACTGGGGCGAGCTCACCGACCAGGCGACGCACATCGGGCCGCGCGGCGAGGAGACCTCGCTGACGTACTGGTACTACGCCGTGGCCCTGTTCGGTGCCGCGATGACGCCCTACGAGGTGTTCTTCTTCTCCTCCGGTGCGGTCGAGGAGCGGTGGACACGACGGGACCTCGGCGTGGCTCGGGCCAACGTGCTGATCGGGTTCCCCCTCGGTGGCCTGCTCTCGCTGGCCATCGCGGCGTGCGCCGCGACCTTCCTGCTGCCGCAGGCGATCGCGGTGACGTCGCTCCCGCAGGTGGTGATGCCGGTGGTCGAGGGCGGCGGGCGGATCGCGCTCGCGGTGGCCATCATCGGCATCGTCGCCGCGACGTTCGGTGCCGCGCTGGAGACCGCCCTCTCGCTGGGCTACAGCCTCGCGCAGTTCTCGGGCTGGTCCTGGGGCAAGTCGCACCGCCCGACCGAGGCGGCGCGCTTCCACCTGACGATGATCATCTGCATCGTCATCGCCGTGCTCGTCCTCGCCACGGGGGTCGACCCGATCCTGGTCACGGAGTTCTCGGTGGTCTTCTCGGCGGTCGCGCTGCCGCTGACGTACCTGCCGATCCTCATCGTCGCGAACGATCCGCTGTACGTCGGCTCGGAGACCAACGGCAGGCTGGTCAACGGCCTGGCGATGGTCTACCTCGTCATCATCTGCGTCGCCGCCGTTGCGGCGATCCCCCTGCTCGTCCTGACGGGAGCCGGCTCATGA
- a CDS encoding SDR family NAD(P)-dependent oxidoreductase, translating into MDISGASAIVTGGASGIGAAVVRQLAAKGARVVVADLNDEAGQALASEVGGVFIHVDVTDTDQIKTAVAAAEELAPLRVLVNSAGIGWAQRTVGRDGQFESAHDLDAYKKVIAINLIGTFDAIRLAATAIGRTEPLESGERGAICNLASVAAFDGQIGQAAYSSSKGGVVGMTLPVARDLAAIGVRVNTVAPGLIDTPIYGEGEAAEQFKAKLGESVNFPKRLGQPDELASMVVECVTNSYMNGETVRVDGAIRMPPR; encoded by the coding sequence ATGGACATCAGTGGAGCATCAGCCATCGTCACCGGCGGAGCCTCGGGCATCGGCGCGGCCGTCGTCCGCCAGCTCGCCGCGAAGGGCGCCCGGGTGGTCGTCGCCGACCTCAACGACGAGGCCGGTCAGGCCCTTGCGAGCGAGGTCGGGGGCGTCTTCATCCACGTCGACGTGACCGACACCGACCAGATCAAGACCGCCGTCGCCGCGGCCGAGGAGCTCGCGCCGCTGCGCGTCCTGGTGAACTCGGCCGGCATCGGCTGGGCCCAGCGCACGGTCGGCCGCGACGGTCAGTTCGAGTCGGCGCACGACCTCGACGCCTACAAGAAGGTCATCGCCATCAACCTGATCGGCACGTTCGACGCGATCCGTCTCGCCGCCACCGCGATCGGCCGCACCGAGCCGCTGGAGTCCGGCGAGCGCGGCGCGATCTGCAACCTCGCCTCCGTCGCGGCGTTCGACGGCCAGATCGGCCAGGCGGCGTACTCGTCGTCGAAGGGCGGCGTCGTCGGCATGACCCTTCCCGTGGCGCGCGACCTCGCGGCCATCGGCGTGCGCGTCAACACCGTGGCGCCCGGTCTGATCGACACCCCGATCTACGGCGAGGGCGAGGCGGCCGAGCAGTTCAAGGCCAAGCTCGGCGAGTCGGTCAACTTCCCCAAGCGCCTGGGACAGCCCGACGAGCTGGCCAGCATGGTCGTCGAGTGCGTCACGAACTCGTACATGAACGGCGAGACGGTCCGCGTCGACGGCGCCATCCGGATGCCCCCGCGCTGA